The Triticum aestivum cultivar Chinese Spring chromosome 7B, IWGSC CS RefSeq v2.1, whole genome shotgun sequence genome window below encodes:
- the LOC123155866 gene encoding sphingoid long-chain bases kinase 1: protein MSSRSLVRSPVSCSAVNECFSYNSRRPRSYYQYSNTMKLQTPQAGQMLLPRKLWKSTRLQTTLLIQRRTVSNCCSDLSTTYTEQLPSYLALNVLQDQSNAKQNNIRKVLVILNPNSGFRSSREVFYKKVQSTLKLSGFAMEVVETAYAGHAKVLASTVDLSTCPDGIICVGGDGVVNEVVNGLLGRDDLKEALQLPIGIVPAGSDNSLVWSVLGIRDPVSAATALAKGGFTPIDVFAVKWIQAGVTHFGLTASYCGFVADVLQLSENFRLQLGPFRYVIAGILKFLSLPQYKFEVDYLPLSPEKNPNLESPIEKCHGQLSDDSKVKSGTYMDSSTGDNWVKRKGEFLGILVCNHFCKPAQGLFSPVVAPKAQHDDGSLDLILVHGSGRLRLFCFFVAYQFCWHLLLPFVEYVKVKQVKIRPVGSTHSGCGVDGELLQAEGQPEWQCSLLPVQGRLLGRHPRT from the exons ATGAGCTCCAGAAGCCTCGTCCGATCCCCG GTATCCTGTAGTGCTGTAAACGAATGCTTTTCCTACAATTCACGCCGCCCAAGAAGCTACTATCAGTATTCTAATACCATGAAGCTACAGACACCGCAAGCTGGCCAGATGCTTTTGCCTCGCAAATTATGGAAATCTACTCGATTGCAGACCACCCTTCTCATCCAGAGGCGGACTGTATCAAACTGTTGCTCTGACCTTAGTACCACTTACACAGAGCAACTTCCCAGCTATTTAGCACTTAATGTTTTGCAAGACCAATCAAATGCGAAACAAAACAATATTCGTAAAGTCCTTGTCATCCTGAATCCTAATTCTGGATTCCGTAGCTCTCGTGAGGTTTTCTACAAGAAAGTGCAATCAACACTGAAG CTTTCAGGCTTCGCGATGGAGGTTGTTGAAACAGCATATGCTGGTCATGCAAAGGTGCTTGCTTCTACTGTTGACCTCAGTACATGCCCTGATG GCATTATCTGTGTTGGGGGTGATGGAGTCGTAAATGAG GTTGTGAATGGTTTACTTGGTAGAGACGATTTGAAAGAGGCGCTTCAACTTCCTATTGGTATAGTTCCTGCTGGTTCCGATAATTCATTAGTATGGAGTGTTCTTGGCATCAGGGATCCTGTGTCAGCAGCAACTGCTTTAGCTAAG GGTGGTTTCACACCGATTGATGTGTTTGCTGTAAAATGGATCCAAGCTGGAGTTACTCATTTCGGTTTGACGGCTTCCTACTGTGGTTTTGTAGCTGATG TTCTGCAATTATCTGAAAACTTCCGCCTGCAGCTTGGGCCCTTCCGTTACGTCATCGCTGGCATTCTTAAGTTTTTGTCCCTGCCCCAATACAAATTTGAGGTGGATTATCTGCCTTTATCACCAGAGAAAAATCCTAACTTGGAGTCACCGATTGAAAAATGCCATGGCCAGCTTTCTGATGACAGCAAGGTTAAGAGTGGTACTTATATGGATAGTAGCACTGGAGATAATTGGGTTAAGAGGAAAGGGGAGTTTCTTGGCATTTTGGTCTGCAACCACTTCTGCAAGCCTGCCCAGGGGTTATTTTCTCCAGTTGTTGCACCAAAAGCTCAGCATGATGATGGCAGTCTGGACTTGATTCTTGTACATGGAAGTGGAAGACTCAGATTATTTTGCTTCTTTGTTGCCTATCAGTTTTGCTGGCATCTTCTACTCCCTTTTGTGGAATATGTCAAG GTAAAACAAGTAAAGATTAGGCCAGTGGGCAGTACCCACAGTGGTTGTGGTGTCGACGGCGAGCTTCTTCAGGCGGAAGGCCAACCAGAATGGCAGTGCTCTCTGCTCCCAGTACAAGGCCGGTTGCTTGGCCGGCATCCCAGAACATAG
- the LOC123155867 gene encoding transmembrane protein 120 homolog: MGEERKAGEQAAEAAARAAEQARELQDAAAALLSRTWAEEEALRRRAAALREDVARLRKAAANAQTEKVHEDLDRASCLISDGDIATILPSKAHGTFLKLLLGPVNLRARKEVQLKVKEEYNSYRDRTAIVFLGFPMILLFLRSWLWNGCFPALPVQLYQAWLLLLYTTLALRENILRVNGSDIRPWWVCHHYCAMLMALVSLTWGIKGQPDCARKQRGVELFLCWAVMQGFAMMLQNRYQRQRLYTRIALGKAKRMDVVWGETAGVEGQLLLLCPILFLLQVFEGYVGFLLLRTAHRGIIPEWQVVVCGILLIAMAIGNFANTVDTLMVKSRFKAKMKKSKSKRDLAACTSPTRSSLTNSAAGA; encoded by the exons ATGGGAGAGGAGAGAAAGGCAGGGGagcaggcggcggaggcggcggcgcgcgcggcggagcAGGCGCGGGAGCTgcaggacgccgccgccgcgctgctctcGCGGACgtgggcggaggaggaggcgctgcgccgccgcgccgccgcgctcaGGGAGGACGTCGCCCGCCTGCGCAAGGCCGCCGCCAACGCACAAACCGAAAAG GTCCACGAGGACTTGGATCGAGCGTCATGCCTCATAAGTGATGGTGACATTGCGACGATTCTCCCTAGCAAGGCGCATG GCACTTTTTTGAAGCTGTTATTGGGACCAGTGAATCTCCGCGCGAGGAAGGAGGTACAGCTCAAGGTGAAGGAGGAATACAATAGCTACAGG GATAGGACTGCCATAGTGTTTCTTGGTTTTCCGATGATTCTGTTGTTTCTTCGGTCATGGCTATGGAATGGATGCTTTCCAGCATTGCCAGTTCAGCTATATCAG GCCTGGCTGTTGTTGCTCTATACAACTTTAGCTTTGCGAGAGAACATATTGCGAGTTAATGGAAGTGATATCCGTCCTTG GTGGGTATGCCATCACTATTGTGCCATGCTGATGGCTCTGGTGAGCCTCACATGGGGGATTAAGGGACAACCTGATTGTGCCCGCAAACAG AGAGGTGTCGAGTTGTTTCTGTGCTGGGCTGTGATGCAAGGGTTTGCCATGATGTTGCAGAACAGATATCAACGTCAAAGACTATATACTCGAATTGCTTTGGGGAAG GCTAAAAGGATGGACGTCGTGTGGGGCGAGACTGCTGGTGTTGAAGGCCAACTATTGCTGTTGTGTCCCATCCTCTTTCTCTTGCAG GTCTTTGAGGGTTATGTTGGATTTTTACTTCTTCGGACAGCTCATAGAGGGATCATTCCTGAGTGGCAG GTTGTGGTGTGTGGGATCCTGCTTATTGCAATGGCAATTGGCAACTTTGCAAACACAGTGGACACATTGATGGTTAAGTCCAGATTCAAAGCAAAGatgaagaagtccaagagcaaACGAGATCTTGCTGCATGCACGTCACCGACTCGCTCATCGCTGACAAATTCGGCAGCTGGAGCTTGA